The sequence below is a genomic window from Oceanispirochaeta sp..
GGATCTGTATAAAACCGCCCTGACCCTGAATCAGAAAGCTCTGAACAAGCTGTATTACATGTCTGAGATCCTGGGTCGCCTTCAGAATCTGGAGGCAGGAGAAAAAGGCCTCTATGTGCTGATGCAGAAAGATGAGACCCTGATCCCCTTCTTTGATGAGTTCAGAGACACCTCCTTCTACTTTACCAATACCTTCGAGAGTTTTATGAACCACTTTTACAGATCCTTCAGGGAGCAGAGCAAACGCCAGGAAAGAGAACTCTACATCCTGTTCATCCTGACCAGCCTGTTGATGGGCGGGATCGCTCTGATCTACGCCCTGATCATCTCCAGGCAGATTGTTCAGAAAATAAACCTGGCAGGGACCGCCTTCAAGAATATATCCATGGGAGATTTCAGCACGACCTATCCGGTGGAGGACAATGATGAATTGTCCACACTTCTGAGCCGCATCAACTCCTTATCCTCTGATTTGAAAGGGAACATCAACAGCATCCTCAATCTTGCCAGGGATATGGGAGTTTCTCTGGAAGACGGAACCAGCCTTGAGAATCTTACCGATCTGATCACAGAGACTATTATTAAAGACACAAGTGCTGAAGTCGCCGCAATATACCTTTTTGACCCTCTTAAAAATCAGTTTAAACTGGAATCCTCCCGGGGAAGCCAGTCCAGTCTGGTCCCATCTCTGGAGGCAACAACGCCTCTGGGACTCAAGTTGAAGAGGGGAGAACCCCTTGTCTCTCCTCTGGATGAAATGGCATCTCTCAAGGAATCTCTGGTCCTTAATGAGCCCTACCCTCAGGATATCCTGGCACTTCCTCTGATCCATCGGGGCGAATGCCGCGGATTTATAGTGGCCCTTATCATGAGCGAAAAAACAATTTTCTCTGATCTGGGAATTACCAGAATGATCAATTTTTCCGAATATGTCTCCCTCACTCTTGATAATCATATGAAGTACCGGGAAGTCCTGGAAAAAAGGGAGGCTCAGTACTGGGCTCTCCAGTCTCAGGTACAGCCTCATTTTATCTATAATATCCTGAGCGGATTCATCGGACTGAATCGCATGGGCGACACCAAAAGACTGGAAACCGCCATTCTATCCCTGAGAGAGATGCTGCGGTATGTGACTGATCAGAATCACTGGACAACCATGGAGAAGGAATTCGAATTCCTCGGGCATTACTGTGATCTGCAGAAAATCAGGTTTTCACAGCGGCTCAATTACAAGCTGGATCTTCCGGAAGACCTGAACAAGATTCCCATACCCAGACTCCTTCTACAGCCTCTGGTGGAAAATTCTGTGATTCACGGCCTGGAACCTCAGGAAGCAGGAGGACGGCTGACCGTCAAGGCTGAAAGATATATACTATCGGGCCAGGGTCGTCTGGTCATTACCGTCTCTGATGACGGATGCGGTTACAACATGACCCTGATGGAGAAGAGAGAAAGTGTGGGGATGAGAAATGTTACCGAACGTCTGAAAATGGCTTTCCCAGGTTCCGAGTTCATCACCAGGAGCAGTCCCGGAGAGGGGACGACCATCACTATAACCATTCCGGAGCCGGAGGACGCGCTGCAGTGAGGATATTGATTGCCGATGACGAAGAGCTGGTCCGTTTCACCATCAAGGATATGATCTGTGAAACGAATCTGGTCATGACAGAGATTCATGAGGCGGCAAATGGAAGAGAATTGATTGAACAGTTCCGCCTGAATCCACCGGATCTTGTCCTGGCAGATATCCGGATGCCCGGATTATCAGGACTGGATGCCATGGAAGAATTAAAAGACGAAAAGGCTCATTGGGTCTTCCTAACGGGTCATGCAGATTTTGAGTATGCCCGCAAGGCCCTGCAGCTTGGTGCGGATAACTATCTTTTAAAACCCCCCTCTAAAGAAGAGCTTGAAAAAATTCTGACTCAGATTCAATTTCTTCTGGTAAAAAAGAGAAAAGAAGAGCAGCGACTGCTGGAACACAGCCTGAACCACATCATTTCAGGAACTTCAGCCTTTGAATATGAGCCGGAGCTGCAGCAGAATGGATTCTGGTCAGGTTATCTCATATATCTGGATAGTTCCCGGAACGAACAGGAATCTCTTGAAATCAGAAACAATGTATCCCGTCATCTCAGAGAGTATTTCTGCTCTACAGAATATGGGAGTACCAAGGCAGGAATTGTCTCACTGGAA
It includes:
- a CDS encoding histidine kinase codes for the protein MSIRNKLLILTSLLFFSLATITGLSLWNWKRLQSLNETILQGQRLQTHSRNVMGLMKDIIFDLFAPHMYSQIRSLTYAPRSIAAYKTWLEAVDQYQMTFMDFIDDRDLNIMQDDELQDLYKTALTLNQKALNKLYYMSEILGRLQNLEAGEKGLYVLMQKDETLIPFFDEFRDTSFYFTNTFESFMNHFYRSFREQSKRQERELYILFILTSLLMGGIALIYALIISRQIVQKINLAGTAFKNISMGDFSTTYPVEDNDELSTLLSRINSLSSDLKGNINSILNLARDMGVSLEDGTSLENLTDLITETIIKDTSAEVAAIYLFDPLKNQFKLESSRGSQSSLVPSLEATTPLGLKLKRGEPLVSPLDEMASLKESLVLNEPYPQDILALPLIHRGECRGFIVALIMSEKTIFSDLGITRMINFSEYVSLTLDNHMKYREVLEKREAQYWALQSQVQPHFIYNILSGFIGLNRMGDTKRLETAILSLREMLRYVTDQNHWTTMEKEFEFLGHYCDLQKIRFSQRLNYKLDLPEDLNKIPIPRLLLQPLVENSVIHGLEPQEAGGRLTVKAERYILSGQGRLVITVSDDGCGYNMTLMEKRESVGMRNVTERLKMAFPGSEFITRSSPGEGTTITITIPEPEDALQ